A single genomic interval of Mesoplodon densirostris isolate mMesDen1 chromosome 8, mMesDen1 primary haplotype, whole genome shotgun sequence harbors:
- the LOC132494974 gene encoding intraflagellar transport protein 70A, producing MAGLGGAPIPDGEFTAVVYRLIRDASYAEAVQLLGGELQRSPRSRAGLSLLGYCYYRLQEFALAAECYEQLGQLHPELEQYRLYQAQALYKACLYPEATRVAFLLLDNPAYHNRVLRLQAAIKYSEGDLPGARSLVEQLLSGEGGGEDSGGENELDGQVNLGCLLYKEGHYEAACSKFSAALQASGYRPDLSYNLALAYYSSRQYASALKHIADIIEHGIRQHPELGVGMTTEGIDVRSVGNTLVLHQTALVEAFNLKAAIEYQLRNYEVAQETLTDMPPRAEEELDPVTLHNQALMNMDARPTEGFEKLQFLLQQNPFPPETFGNLLLLYCKYEYFDLAADVLAENAHLTYKFLTPYLYDFLDAMITCQTAPEEAFIKLDGLAGMLTEQLRRLTKQVQEARHNRDDEAVKKAVNEYDDTLEKYIPVLMAQAKIYWNLENYPVVEKIFRKSVEFCNDHDVWKLNAAHVLFMQENKYKEAIGFYEPIVKKHYDNILNVSAIVLANLCVSYIMTSQNKEAEELMRKIEKEEEQLSYEDPDKKIYHLCIVNLVIGTLHCAKGNYDFGISRVIKSLEPYNKKLGTDTWYYAKRCFLSLLENMSKHMIVLRDSVIQECVQFLEHCELYGRNIPAVIEQPLEEERMHTGKNTVTYESRQLKALIYEIIGWNM from the coding sequence ATGGCAGGGCTGGGCGGTGCGCCCATCCCCGACGGGGAGTTCACCGCGGTCGTGTACCGGCTCATCCGGGATGCCAGCTACGCCGAGGCCGTGCAGCTGCTGGGCGGAGAGCTCCAGCGGAGCCCGAGGAGCCGCGCCGGCCTGTCGCTGCTGGGCTACTGCTACTACCGCCTGCAGGAGTTCGCGCTGGCCGCCGAGTGCTATGAGCAGCTGGGCCAGCTGCACCCGGAGCTGGAGCAGTACCGCCTGTACCAGGCCCAGGCCCTGTACAAGGCCTGCCTTTACCCAGAGGCCACCCGCGTCGCCTTCCTCCTCCTGGACAACCCCGCCTACCACAATCGGGTCCTCCGTCTCCAAGCCGCGATCAAGTACAGCGAGGGCGAtctgcccggggccaggagcctGGTGGAGCAGCTACtgagtggggaaggaggaggagaagacagCGGGGGCGAGAACGAGCTCGATGGCCAGGTCAACCTGGGCTGTTTGCTCTACAAGGAGGGACATTATGAAGCCGCGTGTTCCAAGTTCTCTGCTGCCTTACAGGCTTCGGGCTACCGGCCTGACCTTTCCTACAACCTGGCTTTGGCCTATTACAGCAGCCGGCAGTATGCATCCGCGCTGAAGCATATCGCCGACATTATTGAGCACGGCATCCGCCAGCACCCAGAGCTGGGTGTGGGCATGACCACTGAGGGCATTGATGTTCGAAGTGTTGGCAACACCTTAGTCCTTCACCAGACTGCTCTGGTAGAAGCCTTCAACCTCAAGGCCGCCATAGAATACCAACTGAGAAACTATGAGGTGGCCCAGGAAACCCTCACAGATATGCCTCCGAGGGCAGAGGAAGAGTTAGACCCTGTGACCCTGCACAACCAGGCGCTAATGAACATGGATGCCAGGCCTACAGAAGGGTTTGAGAAGCTACAGTTTTTGCTCCAACAAAATCCCTTTCCCCCGGAGACCTTTGGCAACCTGTTGCTGCTCTACTGTAAATATGAGTATTTTGACCTGGCAGCAGATGTCCTGGCAGAGAATGCCCATTTGACTTACAAGTTCCTCACACCCTATCTCTATGACTTCTTGGATGCCATGATTACTTGCCAGACAGCTCCTGAAGAGGCTTTCATTAAGCTTGATGGGCTAGCAGGGATGCTGACTGAACAGCTCCGGAGACTCACCAAACAAGTGCAGGAAGCAAGACACAACAGAGATGATGAAGCTGTCAAAAAAGCAGTGAATGAATATGATGACACCCTTGAGAAGTATATTCCTGTGCTGATGGCCCAGGCCAAAATCTACTGGAACCTTGAAAATTATCCAGTGGTGGAAAAGATCTTCCGCAAATCTGTGGAATTCTGTAATGACCATGATGTGTGGAAGCTGAATGCGGCTCATGTTCTGTTCATGCaggaaaacaaatacaaagaagCCATAGGTTTTTATGAGCCCATAGTCAAGAAGCATTATGACAACATCCTGAATGTCAGTGCTATTGTGCTGGCTAACCTGTGTGTTTCATATATTATGACAAGTCAAAACAAAGAAGCCGAGGAGTTGATGAGGAAGATTGAAAAGGAGGAAGAGCAGCTCTCCTATGAGGACCCAGATAAGAAAATCTACCATCTCTGCATTGTGAATCTGGTGATAGGGACGCTCCATTGTGCCAAAGGAAATTATGACTTTGGTATTTCTCGAGTTATCAAAAGCTTGGAACCTTATAATAAAAAACTGGGAACTGATACCTGGTATTATGCCAAAAGGTGCTTCCTGTCATTACTAGAAAACATGTCAAAACACATGATTGTGCTTCGTGACAGTGTTATTCAAGAATgtgtccagtttctagaacaTTGTGAACTTTATGGCAGGAACATACCTGCTGTTATTGAACAACCcctggaagaagaaagaatgcATACTGGAAAGAATACAGTCACTTATGAATCCAGACAATTAAAAGCTTTGATTTATGAGATTATAGGATGGAATATGTAG